TCCTGAAGGTGTGCCGGCCTTCTACAGATGCATCCTATGGGGTTCCAAAAAGATTTTTGGCAGCGATCAACCCTCTCCCTGTATCCTCTCCTCATTCATCTGTCCACTGCATACAGTCGTCTGTTAAGCCACAGTAATggtcagagagggagtgtttaACGGAATTAGAAGTTCAAACTGAATTTGTTCGATGCCAGAAAAAAGGGAAATGGTATATTTCCATTAAGCACCACTGAAGGCAAAAAAATAGAAGATTTGATTATTGTAGAATCTACCTCCCTAGATCCACATCATATAGACGTGGGAAGGATGTCAGTAATAATGAGTAATTCTACAGCTATGAGGTGGAATGAATCACATAATATGGCAATTCTTTAACAGTACATATTCCTGCCGTGTGATGTCATTCATGACTATTCTTAACTTGGCAACTGCAGGTGGAGTAACCCCATCAGAAGTCTTCACCACAATGACAAGCTAGACAgaaataccaaatttcatcttGACTCTCATGACCGCATTTACGTGGAACTCCCATTTTGCTCATACTGACACTCCCATACGATGTGCAAACACAGCCATCCTGCCTCCCCAAGCAGTGTCCAACTCATTTCAGTTTGCATTTtacttgaaggttttcacatcTCCGTGACTCATCCTGAAGATGTGCTGGCCTTGTATGCATCCTATAGGGCTCCAAGGCCAGCACCTGCTAACCCTATATGGCTTAGAGTGAGCAATGGAgacattttctccctctcaatATTACAGCTTTCGAGGAAACTTTAGATGCGATCATCTCCTCGGCAGTTACCAGTGTTGTTACATTTGATGAAGTCCTGAATACAAATCTGAATCTAAAGTACACTTCTAGAAAAGGGGTTTCTTCAGTGTGATCGTTGGGAAATCATGATACACCGCGAAACCCCAGTGTAATGCACCGTGTTATGTCGAACACAACTAATGCTCAAAGGCTGAGCACAAAGGCAGAACATCCTTTCAGCTTTATTTTCGTCCCAGACACGGGTATTGTGGGACGTCTGGATTTTCAGCTGTGTTCATGAgtcactttttgtttttttgttagtgtttttttttttttttttttgcctccgtAATTCCCAGGGCGGCTCCTCCGGTGAGAACTGCGCTAATCAAAGAGGCTGCGAAGGAGCGCAGGTGGACCGCGCTCGGAGAGCTCGTCCGCCTGACAGTCCATCCATCACgctttcacagcacatcacGCTCACGCCCTCCCCTGAGCCCTGGATCTGTCTGGATGATGGAACAGCCTGGCCAGTGTTGGCAAACAGGACAGGGTTTTgaagggagggtgagggggggaaaaaaagtcaatACAATCTCATTTTGTCCAATTAATTACTCGTGTAACTGACATGTACTTTTCAGTTGTAAAAGTTGATCACATGTAGTAtatctgtgcatctgtctgtgtagGCATGTGTTTGGCCGGTGAGGGAGTGCAGAGCATCCATTAGACAGATGCTTTGTATGGACTGCACAAGCAATAGAGAGGTGCCAACTTTTAAGCCAACCTAGTGAGTTCAACCACCTCTTGGAAATCACTTTAAAATGTTAGCTAAAAGCTCCTGCACTCAAGGCAGTAGGCAGGGCTAGGGGAACGCTCTCTTGGTGCAGGGACAGTGATTTTGTGGAGAGCTGAATttatgactgaaaaaaaaaaaaaacgaaaatggGGGGTTTTCACAAAAAGGCATTGTGTCTGAGCAACGAGCCCAACTCTGGCCAGACAGTTTCAGTGATGGGGGCCATTACCAAGCTGTCTGTCACAGCATGAGTTAGAGTGTGTGGAACGCACCTACCCTCcatctgtgtgaaagtgtgtttgatttgagagatgagaggaggctCGGAATGTGTTTAAAAAACACTTGTGATAAACTCATGATAATCAGACCCTTTTTTGGGTCAAACATTAAAGCAGGCCTAATGCAGACTTAATAAAGTAGCAAAAGGGTAATTTAGCAGCTGTAGACTAACAACAAGAAACAAGCACCCAGATTTTCATCAAAAGGGTCAAAGGCAGAGTCAGTTGATGTTCAAATGTAGGGTTCACAAACATCTGCATCCTGAATACAAATGTGTCCTGTGTAGTCCAAAGTAGCAACAAACCATAATAAAAGTCCCTGCGATGCCCAAAAGGAGACCCCGTTGACAAATTCCCACCATCCATTTCAGCGCTACTAACCTTGTGCATCCTACTAAACACTCTAAATATGAAGCGCTGTTTCAGAGCAGTAGACAAAGCCTGTGCCAAAGGGGCAAACGATGCGTTATGCAACCACCTTGCTGCAGTGCCGTGAATCCACTCTGTGGAGCCTATTAGCTGAGTTCACAGCAACACAACGCTACCATTTCACCCCAACTAAGCACATGTAGACCTAAAATGGGACCCTATTTAGTTTGCCTTAAGAGCTTTATAGCTACAACCTAGAATGCAACATAAAACAAAGACGGGAAGCACACTGTGGAAAATTGtttacagataaaaaaaaagcagagtacgtttggattttttttttattgtgtgcaTGTAGTGTTTAAAAGCAATTACTGCACAGACTAGATAATCAATGAGCCCCCCTCTGCCAAGATAGATCTCTCAGCACAGTTTAGCATGACTGATCCCACATACTGGAGGATCTCTCAGCACAGTTTAGCATGACTGATCCCACATACTGGTACATCTTTGAGTTGCCTGTGGATATACTTACACCCAAAGAGATTCAAATAATAAGTGACGTGAAGAGCTATTAGTTTGGAGTATTCCAACACAGCGGACTTAAAAGGGTTCAGTGTAAGAGGCTAATTCAGGTGCCTCGACAAGACAACAGAAGAGAGGGCAGAATGTCTTATTAATGCCTAATGCCTAGAGCAATGCTTGGCTTTGAACGTGCTTCGGACAGCCTTTATGAGCttaatttatattttatgtGTTTGCTGAAAGAATGCAGTTTATACAGAGAATGTTGATACTTAAACTACTCTTTAAAAGGAAATACCCATGGGGTATTGTGGTACACACAATATGCCTCCAAAAGGACTCAACACTCATTCACTTAAGTGAACTACATGTAGCTTGAATTAATTAAGCCAGTGAAATGGTTTCTCAACATATGGGCTGACAGTATCTGTAAAGGACCGCTCTGCAGGGAAAATCTTTCTTGACAGCCAAAAACTGGCATTTTTCTTTCTAAAAAGGACCAGAGAACTGACTAGCATTTTGGATGGTTCAGCAACAAGGTCTACCTTTTTTACAACCGCATTAACTAGGCTTGTGTGGCCCCCTGCTGACAGATCTTGTGTACTGCATTACAAACCAGTGACACAATGGAAGAAACAGACATTGTGACCTCAAGTAAATGTTGATATTGGTGTCCCTGCATTGAGGTGGCCTATCTAGATTGTTTTGAGTAGAGGCTGTGCTGATGATTGTGTCCCTAAGAGACTCTGAATCAGCTGTTTCATTCACGAGGCTATAAATAATTTTTTAAACAAAGGTCCTAAAAAAGAAGATGACTGATGACATAAATCTTCTGGTACAACTGGGAGCTCTTTAATGCTAAGTTAAAGACAAGGGTGTTCgttcactgggggggggggggggagttgtcTTTCTGGCTTTCTATTTTGCACCAGTAGCCAAGTAGTTGGTGTGTAGGCTTAGAGTGATCCTAACCAAATTAACAATTctctgtgtggttgtctgttttATTAACTGTCTGTGTGGTTTCACTAGGCATGTCCTTAGCTGAGGATATACCTGTGGTTGGTTAACAAGAGCCTGGAGGTTTTTAAAAAACATCTGTTTCTTGGTTCCTAGAGAAATTCTCTCAATTTATTTCACATGCAtgttcttcttgttcttgtACTTTTTACTGACCTAAACTACAGTGAGGTAAGTTTCAGAATACTACCTCAGATATTGAATGACAGACAGCTGCTACTTGgcgttgttgttattggtaccTTGGAGGTATAAGATAAGGGCACAGGACTTACCTTCAGGTGGCTCTTCCCGGAGGTATGGTGGGATTTCTTCATTGTTAGCATCTACAGGTGATGAACTGTTCTCCTCCACAACCTCTGTGTCTGGGTCTGGACCCTGGGGATGCACCATTGAAAAGATTTCACTCAACAGTAGTACTGATGATTCCTTGCCCTGAAACTCATCCCAGTCACTTTATTCACTTGAGAAATTATCTTAAGTAGTGTGTGAGTTAAGAGGACTAgggtattccaagtacatgTTTTATTGACAAATAGATtagccctatggcttcattcttCTGGCAAAATAAAGCCATTAGgctcttcttttaggaggtttaccacatACTaagagttaacttacccaggtttgtcactaaaccatgtaTTTGGAATACACCCCTTGTATGCATTTAGACTGAATAAGCACAGCTAAATGGTTCCGGCCTCTATAACAGCCTCCTAAGCAACGTACGTTGCTTACATTGTTGCTGTCATCAAATTGTTATGGGCTACAGATGACATACAaatgttatttcatttttatggaGCGACAGATACATACATTTGTGGTGGCATCGTCTGACTGTGATTTGACGCCAAAACTAACTGTCACTTGAGGTTGGATGCTAGAAACTATTATGTTTGTCTCAGGGGGATGAGGGGCAGGTTATGTTAGTGGTGATGCTCCAAAAGAATAAGTGATGCCAAACATTTCAGCGAATCTGGAATTTTTCAATCTGCGTCATAACACAAAAAATACCTGAAACTAttgtgcaacaaagcaatggcACAGACGTGGTAAAGAACCTGAAGCAATACCAGCAGACCATCATCACCGTAGCTATTAGCAAATCCTATCAGAGGGGAACAACAACAAATCCACTCGACTCACCTTCATCATGTACCTGATACTAAACGGGAGACAGTGTCGATAATCCTTCCTTGAAAGACCACGTTGGTTGAATGAACAATGCGTGTGGGAGGACCTgtaaacacacttttttttcctcaaaagagtattttgtgatttttcttCTATTCACGATTTAGCAGTGTTTGGCTACACTGTACAGGAAGTGACGTTATAGATGTTTACTGTGTAGACTGAAGTAATGGTTGCACTTCACCACTAGATGGGAGCATTGACGACATTCGTCCACCTAGTCTTCTTGGTATTCTGGCCTGCCATGCAAATTCGTGGCCCGGAGGATAAGCCAGTGGTCCATGGTATCTTTAGTTTGTATGCAGTGCTTCAGTTAAATATCTTATCACAGCAAAAAAGGAAAACCATTCGAAGCTAATTCAgttatataacatataataacttGGTACGGTTATGTATAAGATACATAAGGGACAATTCCAGAATAGGCTACTGTGCACAAGTTGTGCCTATAGACATAGGAAGACTTACGCCGAGGTCACAGTACACGATTCTACCCCTTATTATCCACTTGTCAACATGTTTTTCGATATCGCCGACAAAAGCCCCAGATCAGAGGCAAATCACACTCAAAAATGGGTGCTCAATTGTTATGCGTGAACAGTTTAAAGACACAACCCAAGAGACTCGCCAATGCCTTGCAGACACCCGAATGTCTCTACCTATCGGGGAGTCCAGGGGGTAAGCCTACATGGTTAGTGACAAACCTAGAAGAGCCCTTTGGCATTTTCTTTGCAAGGAGAATGGatccatagggctcttctattaggaggtttaccacttactctgagttaacctCCCCAGGTTTtatcactaaaccacatacttggaatacccccaaATCCTGTAGTGTGAAACATGTTGTGACCTTGCTGTGACTGGCAATGAGGGGGGGACGAGCTGCAGCAAATGGGAGAACAAGACATTGGGTGAGGGGAAACCTAGGCTATTAAGGAAAGAGGGTTTTGTTAAACACTGAGTTTGTTAACCCTGAGATGAGGGAAACTCTAGGTTTGTAACTCAAACTTTGGGTCAGCTTCTATGGTATCTGATTCTGTGAACCAAACCTGTTCTCTGGCAGGTTTTTGTTAACAAACCTTCagtttctccctcctcctgagCAGCTATTGGACCCCTGATAGaaaaaggccagtggaccactgtcggcccactgggggcagagctggccATCCCTTTGCTTATCGGTTTTCGGGTGTtccacagacaaacagcccaTTTTATACTTCTTCAGTTattttcaccaacccttaacatttgTATAGATGTTACCAGTTTGTAACAAATGTCTTTAATtgaccaagtcatttttcaccAAGAGCCTTCTAGTATCTTGGGCTATGAACTtttacaattttaaataaactaTACTAATTCTGctaacattttatgttattttcttaatatccacacCCAGTTAtactaaagatgatggtggtccgaCTTCTGGTCCGACTTCTGGTGCCGAGCACAATCCACCAGTGGACTATGCAATATGATTGGTACATGCACAAGAGCTGCCCTTTCCTTGTTTACCATGCGATGTTGAAGGAAATTCACAGTtaattaattaagtattgcAGTTTGTTTGTCCTGGTTTGGGCAGTCAAAATCATTGGTTGTGCTGttagggtgttttttttatgtcactTGCCAGAAAATAGATATAattaggcctaggcctactgaAAACCCATAACAGCACAAACGGAAAAAAATGTAGAGCCCAAACCAAATGTAATACTTTTATAAATGTTCTGATGACATGGGGACCAGCTTCACAAAGGTCTGcaactgtgttgtttttttgttattctttttttgtttctgctGAAAATGTGCTTATAGGCCTACTCGCCATGAGCACTATCACACCTTCTAAATTCAGTGGGGTGAAGTAGGACGACCTTGTAGCTCaccagttgccatggtgactcaTAGTATCGGAGCAGATGATGGCTTTTTATAAGTCGTTGGGCACGCAGAACGTACTCAGAGTTGATTGAACTAAGATCAGCTGGTCTGGAACCGAAAACTCAGGCTCAGAGTTGGGctcagcaggggggggggagtcgtAACACCTGCAACACAAAAAGCATGTTTTTCTTCCTGTGGTGTTACTTATGGATCAGCTTGGATCGCTCGTTTTTTGTGGACATCCATTGTTcagaacacaaaaaaactgtCTCGAGTGTGCTATTGTGTGCCACTTCTCGCGTGTGAGTGTCTAAATGTAGTTTGGAGACCAGACATACTCGTTATAGATTCCTCCAGGTGAAAGATTTTGTAATGTGTTACCCCATGTCGCTAATCAGTCATGTAGTGTAAACACCAAAACGACTTCAGTATTCCTGATTTCGGGATAGCAATACTAGGCTACCTGACGACTTTGAAAGTCatgtagtgtgtctgtgctatGTCTGTGGTTGTGCCATCAGTTAGTGGTCATGAGTGGTAAAAGTGTGTCTTGGGGAGGTAGCCAACTACCCACTGTATCTCTTTATATCCACActtataaaatgtattaaaaagcaACAAGTCTGTGCTATGTAgtaaactaacacacacaacatacacagagACCGTAGGCTtaagacacacagataaactaGGGGAAAAGGAGTGGCTCTCCAAATATTGAAGAGGGGTAGTTAACTGTTATGCAGCCTTGGCTGAGACACCCTGCCGCCCGTAGATCTCAACTCACAATGGAGGATATTTAGTAGTCTAATAAACAAATGGTCTGAGGTGCCTGTCCTTTTATCGTTTTAGAAACAGACAATACAAGGTTAGAATCAACCCTGTGGTTGACCCACTCCCAACCGACAGACTAACCTACCATCCAAACACCAGCATGCTGACCTCTGAATATAACGTCTCTGTGTTCGCCCTGGCCGTTTACCATTGAAAATAAACTGGAGCAAACCAGAATGGGGGGGCAATAAGACCAGAACTGAAAAAGACCACCATGAGCATAAGAGGAAATACTGTTAATTAAAGTAATCGGTTTTTTTTGCACTTCATTGTATTGCATGCCGGTGATAGGAGCCGAGTGTTACTTAGGAGCAATAGCAGTACTGATCCTCTATACAAACATACTACAGCTTACCCTCCAGCTTTACCCACAAGTCCCTAAGAATTAGCAAAAATGTAATCCTAATGCTATTATATAGCGCtatttgaaaacatttaaatgacaACTTTAACTTGCCTTTGGAAATGTATTCACAAAACTATTTTAAAGAAGTGTCTCCATTCACAACATAGAGGGTCAGTTCaggtctttgtctgtctttaaATAAGGTAGGGATTAGAGAAAATTAGATTGAAGCATTCTAAAAATGGCTCTTTTCAAATCTATGTGTCCCTAACTAGCAAGTCAAGAGGATTAAGTCAGTATGTGTAGTGGAGCCTTGGAAGAAGGATGCATATGGCTGATCACATATTTTAACTTGAGTTTTTGAAATTGCTATCAATGGTGATATGATGCGAAATATCTGACTTTTCTCTGGATTAGCAGCACTGACCATGGGTCAGTCCGAAAgtaatggagatggagatggagaggtggaatTGGCGCAGATCCAAGGCCTCTACACAGCCTTCATAAAGGAATGCCCAAGTGGAGCTTTACACATGCATGAATTTAGAAACATATTTGGAATATCAAGCTCTTcagaagaggaatgtctttacaTAGAGAGAGTATTCAAGTCCTTTGACCAGAACAAGGTGGGTTTTTTAAAGAGCTGAATTATTGCTGTAGGATTTCAGTCAATTGTAAATGCATTGCAGTGGTTAATGGAACtccttgtgttttttctttcagtcATATTCATGTAATTTGGTTTTATATTCTTATAGTCTTACAAGTCTCAGAACCCCCACAAAACTGTGTCTTAATCATGTGTACACCATTTCAATTTGAATTTGTAATGAAATGGATTGTGGTTTTCAGGATAATGTGATAGACTTCATGGAGTTTGTAGCAGCAGTGAACCTTGTTCTCCGAGGGAAGTTAGAGGACGGACTGAAGTGGTCTTTTAAAGTCTATGACCGAGATGACAACGGAAAACTTGACAGAAGTGAGGTGAAGCACATAATAAAGGTGAGGACTTTACGATTATAGATGTTGCAGAGCATATTTGCCTATAACTCATATTTGAGTATAACTTGTATTTACATAAAAGGTGGTTATTTGTTCCACTTTGCAGATAATTTACAAACTCAGGAAATCCAACTCAGACATGACACCGGACCAAGTCTGTGACAGAATATTTGAACTTgtggattcaaataaagatGGTAAGATCTCCCTTACCTAGAAAATTATTTTTGAACAGTTACATTGTGATTCTATGAACTGTAAAGCTGAAACTAAGGCAAAGAAGCATCATTTTGTGGTAAACTTAGAAGTGTTATTGCATTGCATTTGTGAACATCTAATGTGATATAAGTGACATTCTCTTGACTGACTTACTGAAATGTAATGCTTCAATATCAGACAATCACATGGTGTCCATTGTCTGAGACGAGTGTCATCAATGTGTTTCAGTAAGAGATTAATTGATTCTTTGAACATATCTTCTGTTTCACAGGCCAAATCTCCCTTGCAGAATTTATGGAAGGGGCGCAGAAAGATCAATGGATTATGGATCAGCTCAAACTGGACATTAATGCTAGACGCTGGTTCAAGGAGAACTGGAAACAGAAATTATAATTCCATTGGTATCATTCAGGACTCCCTAATTTAATATGTATTCTCCATCCATGCCTCTAAACATGGATCGCCTGCAAGGCTTTGGAGACTGGAGACTGGGTTACCCTATTGTGGGATTTTCTTTAGATATGCCTTCTGTTCCTGCGAATACACAGATCCATCTACACGGATCACTGTAAGtggaatgtttcttttttttgtattggctGCCTGGATTATACACTGATGGGCCCAAATGTAATGACCTCGTGCCCAATATGTTTTAAGCCCTTTGAACTGTGAGGTGAAGCCACCATGGATTTGGACTGTTACTCAACTACATCCCACAGATGCTTGTGCAGATTGAAATGGGCCCAGGCTGAACCATGAATGCTTCTTCATGTTTATCAAACCATCCACGGAAAATGTGTGCATTATGGCAGAACACATTATGCCCAGTGAAAGAGGCCAATGCTATCACGGAATACCATGGCCATGACGATGTATTGCTGGACGTTGCAGTAGGTGGAATGTGTCAAACTTGTATGTGCTTGATTGCCATACCCATGGTTTCACAACAGAGCATTTGCAAGAGCATTACACTCCCTGGGCTAGTATGTCCTATTCTCTCAGTTCATCCTGGTGCCAGAATTTCCCCTTGTACATGATGACACCTGGTAGTccattttgaaaaagaaaactaGGAATCAGTCCTCCGTTGCTCAGAGTTCCAGTTCCAATGCTTGCATGCCCATTGTTGGTGATCAAACTTGTTTGTCATCAGTACTGGGACTGgtcggggcgacagtggtacaggaggtaaagaagtcgtttagtaatcagaaggttgctagttcgattccctgtcgaagcgtccttgagcaagacactgaacccctaattgctcctgatgtgcagtgtgccatcagtgtaaaatgtaaagtgtatatacattgtaagtcgcacatatgtaagtcgctttggataaaagcgtctgctaaatgactaaatgtaaatgtaaatgtggtctGTGGCAGTGTGATGCACTTTCATACTTTTCTCTTATAACCAGTAATACCTTCCTCTCATATCAGTAAATTGTTATGCAACTTGTGCCCTTTGTTGGCTTCGGGAGTTCAACATCCTGTTGCCAtgtccctcctcccctctgctgaCCAGCAGTACCCCACAAGACCATACATTTTGGAGATTCACCGATCCAGCCATCTGCCCGTGATGGTTTGACTTTAGTTTCTCTAGTATCTGTATTCTTTAGTATCTGCTCATTTCTCTCCCATCCAGATGTCTTCTATAGACCATTGGCTTCTCTGCTGACATCCCAATCCCTGACAATCCAAGTGCTATTATTCCAAGCTTATTCATTATATTTTCTTCATCTGTAGTCATTGGTGTCATGATCTGATGGCACATCGGTGTGTGCACAAGCAGCTTGATTACTGTGTATGATTGCCCCTAGAGGGAAAATTGACCCTGTAAGATTTTGTGTCACAATCACCATGTATAGAAAGAACCAACACACTTTTCAGAACTTTTCCAAACTTttcaaaatgcttgaaaaatATGCTCTATACAACAACTATCCTGAAGAACATAGTTCTgatgtgtcattttgtgtgaaTACAAATGTCCTAGCCTGCATATGTAATGTTGAGCACTGTTCAGAGTATCAAAAGGCTTCCTGGCAATGAGGGGTGAGAGGTTAGAGACAATGACAGATAGTGACTGTGAGTGGTGAATGTCTGGGAAATATAGTTCTATCTTGGCTGAGTTGTCAGCTCTGGACAAGaaccttctctctatctgttctaCGCCACAGATAGAGAAAGCCCTTTTTACCACTACTGCCAAACTATCTGCCAAAGTAGACTCTTTGCACCAACATTCAGAGAGAGCATGCTATCTAAATCATTTGACTAATTGAGTGAAGTTGCTGACATCAAATCTTTGCATGTTGGAGAAGGTTCCTTATTGATATGTTGT
Above is a genomic segment from Clupea harengus chromosome 3, Ch_v2.0.2, whole genome shotgun sequence containing:
- the guca1g gene encoding guanylate cyclase activator 1g, yielding MGQSESNGDGDGEVELAQIQGLYTAFIKECPSGALHMHEFRNIFGISSSSEEECLYIERVFKSFDQNKDNVIDFMEFVAAVNLVLRGKLEDGLKWSFKVYDRDDNGKLDRSEVKHIIKIIYKLRKSNSDMTPDQVCDRIFELVDSNKDGQISLAEFMEGAQKDQWIMDQLKLDINARRWFKENWKQKL